The DNA window CCGACGCTCGGTTATGACGATGTCTCGGAATTCATCAATCGCTATGGCGGGTTGTACGTCACGCTCGGTGTGCAAGACGCCGAACTCGACGCGAACGGTATGCCCATTGCATCACCCGGCGGACGCGGGCTGGCGGTGAACCACAATCCGCATTTCTACGCCGATGACGACACGCTGGTCACCGGTGTGCGGCTGCACGCGCACGTCGCCTATGACCACCTCATCGGCGCGTTGTCGCCGGAATGATCCGCCGCGAAATGTGATCGAATGCCACCCGTGTGCGAGACCATCGCCGAACTGGACGCCGCGGTCGCGGATTGCTTCGCCTGCCCGCGCCTGGTCGCCTGGCGGGAGCGGGCGGCGCGGGAGAAGCGCGCCGCCTATCGTGACGAGACCTATTGGGGCCGGGCGGTTCCGGGCTACGGTCCGGACGACGCAAGGCTGCTGATCGTCGGGTTGGCTCCCGCCGCGCACGGCGGCAATCGGACCGGTCGGATGTTCACCGGTGATCGCAGTGGCGATTTCCTCTACGCCGCGATGTACAACGTCGGGCTCACCAATCAACCGACGGCGGTGCACCGCGATGACGGGCTACGGCTGATCGGCGCGCGGGTCACCGCGCCGGTGCACTGCGCACCGCCGGACAACAAGCCGACACCCGATGAACGCGACCGCTGCCGTCACTGGCTGGAGACCGAATTGGGCCTGCTCACACCGACATTGCGGGCGGTCGTCGTACTCGGCGCGTTCGGTTGGCAGGCGCTGCTTCCGGTGCTCGCGTCGGCGGGCTGGGTCATTCCGCGCCCGCGCCCCAAATTCGGGCACGGTGCGCATGTGGTGGTGGATCCGGCTGCCGATGACCGCGAACCGCTGCACCTATTCGGCTGCTACCACGTCAGCCAGCAGAACACCTTCACCGGCCGACTCACTCCTGCGATGCTCGAGGCGGTCCTGGCCGACGCCGCGACCGCAGCGGGTCTGCCGGTCGGCGGGAGCTGATCGGCCGGAAACCGATCAGGACGGCGGCGTGATCTTGGTGATGACGATGATGCCCTCGCGCGGCGCGACGCTCACGAACTGCCGGTAGGTGCGGACGGTCGAATCGGCCCGGATCTCGGTGATCACCACATCGAAGCGCCCGTCGGCCATCGGTGTGATCAGCACGCAGTGCTGGGTGCCCGGCGGAATGGATTTGATTCCGGCGTCGATGAGCGCAACCGCGGCGACCCCCGCATCCGGGCTGGTCAGCGTCCGCGCGTCCGCTCCGGACCGGGTCACGTAGTAGGCGTATTGGAAGGCCAGGATCACATCCGGCCCCGATTTGGTCGAACCGGTGCCGTTGCCGCGCACCAACTGTTCGCTGCGCATCGGCTCGCAGTTCGGCCCGCCACCGAGCACCGGATCGGTGATCGTCGCCGTCGCCTGCCGGGTATTGCTCGCCGCGGCCGTATACACCAACACCAGCGCCACCGCCGCCATCGTCCCGAAGAGCGCGGCCGTACCGACCAGCCAGGGCGGACGCGGCGGGTGGCGGCGTTTGCGCGGCGGGCGCGGCGCGGGGAGGACGCGTGGCGCTGCCGCGGGCGCGATCATGCCAGGCCAGAGCGGCGCGGCCGACTGGCTCCGGTTCCGGCGCATGCCCGTGTAGAGCGCGGCGGTATTGCCGGGCTCGGACATGTTCGACGACACCATGATCTCGCCACACCCCTTTTACCGGTGCCGCTGAAGCGACCTCAGTCCCTTTCAATGCCGTTGTGCAATAACAAGATTGCACATCAGCAGCGTATTGGCGACCGAATCGGCCAGCGAGAACCGGTCAGCGGACCAATAGATTTCGCCCGACCGCGCCGTGCGCGGCTCCAGCGGCTTTGGAGGTTTCCCACAAGCGCAAGGCCGAAGGTTCGTAACGACGGGCATACCATGATCAAGTCGTATCGGTAAGCTCGTCCGGAAACGATGTCCGGTGAAAACACCTGTTCAGCAATGTGTTTCAGCACAGTCCGCAGCAGGGGAACGCACCCGCGGCCATGCCACTCGACAACGACGTCCGGCGGCCGCGGCCCCCTGTCGTGCGCCCCTAACGTCTGTTCACATCGCATAAGGTACTCGCCAGGACGCCGAAACCGAGTTACTGGATAGAGAAATCAGGAGTGACACTCGTGCGCAACCTGTTTGCCGCCAACGGGCGATTCCCGAACGTTGTCGTGACGAGCCTCGCGGCATCCACTTCGATCGCGGGCGATGTCGACGCGACGTGGAAGGGACTCCTCAATGGCGAGAGCGGCATCGACGTTCTCGAGGATCCGTTCATCGAGGAGTACGACCTGCCGGTCCGCATCGGCGGTCACCTGAAGGTTCGGCCCGACACGCTGCTGTCCCGTGTCGAGTGCCGCCGGATGGCCTACGTGGAGCAGCTCGCGATCGTGCTCAGTCGCGAGGTGTGGCGCAACGCGGGCAGCCCGGAGGTCGACCCCGAACGACTCGGCGTGGCGATCGGTACCGGGCTGGGCGGCGCGGATGCGATCACCGACGCGAACAACAAGCTGAAAAGCGGTGGCTACCGTAAGATTTCACCACTGGCCGTGCAGATGATCATGCCGAATGGCCCGTCCGCTGTTGTCGGCCTCGAATTGCAGGCCAAGGCCGGAGTGGTCACCCCGGTCTCGGCGTGCTCATCCGGTTCCGAAGCAATTGTCAACGCGTGGCGCATGATTGCGATGGGCGACGCCGATATGGTCGTCACCGGCGGCGTCGAGGGATATATCGATGTGCTGCCGATCGCGGCGTTCACCATGATGCGCGCGATGAGCACCCGTAATGATGACCCGAAGGGCGCATCACGCCCGTTCGACAAGGATCGCGACGGTTTCGTCTTCGGTGAGGCCGGTGCGCTGATGGTCATCGAGACCGAGGAGCACGCCAAGGCACGCGGAGCGACAATTCACGCTCGGCTGCTCGGCGCCGGAATCACCTCAGACGGTTACCATTTGGTCGCTCCGGCGCCCGATGGCGACGGTGCCGCCCGCGCGATGACCCGCGCCATGCAGACCGCGGGTCTGACACCACAGGACATCACCCACATCAACGCACACGCCACCGCGACCCCGATCGGCGATACCGCCGAGGCGAACGCGATCAACAAGGCCGTGGGTAACCACGCTTCGGTGTACGCACCCAAATCCGCACTGGGACACTCGATCGGCGCCGTGGGCGCGCTGGAATCGATTTTGACTGTGCTCAGCATTCGCGACGGCATCGTCCCGCCGACGCTGAACCTGGAGAACCAGGATCCGGAGATCGATCTGGATGTGGTGCACGGCGAGGCCCGCCACCAGGAGATCGAATACGCGATCAACAACTCATTCGGTTTCGGCGGCCACAACGTCGCGCTCGCCTTCGGCCGGTACTAGCGAGGGTAGAGCGACTGAAGGCCCATCAGCAGGGCTGCCCGGGCGCCGGGAGAGTCGTCGTATCCCACCACGATCGGCTGGAACACACCTCCAGTGTGACCCTCCGGTTGATCGTGGTCCAGCGCGGCGATACTCGCCCCGACCTGCGTGATTCGGCGACACACTGGTTCAACCGGCCGCAGCGAACTATCGTGACCATATGCCTGATACCGGTGGTACCACTATCTCTGAGCCGCCCACCATCCCCGGCGTGCGCCGTTCGTTCGTGACCGCTCGCGGCGTCCGATTCCACGTCACCGAATCGGGACCGGTCGACGGTCGTCCGGTAGTGGTGCTGCACGGGTGGCCGCAGCACCACTACGCCTACCGCGACCTGCTCGCCGACCCGCCCGAGGGTCTCCGGATCATCGCGCCCGACCTACCCGGCTACGGCTGGTCGGGGCCGGCGCCCCACAAGTGGGCCAAGGAGGACGTCGCCTCCGATGTGCTCGCGCTACTCGATGTTCTGGGCCTGGAAAAGGTGCTGCTCGTCGGACACGACTGGGGCGGCTATGTCGGGTACCGCATGCTGCTGCGCGAACCCGACCGTTTCGACGGCTACCTGGTGCTGAACATGGCGCACCCCTGGGTCCGGCCAACGACGGTGCTGCGCCAACTCTGGCGCTTCCTCGCCTACCAGCCACTGATCGCCACCGCGGGTGTCCCGCTGCAAGAGCACACCCGGTTCCTCCGATGGCTGATCGGCAGCGCGATCACCGATCGCAACGCGGTCGGCCCCGACGTGGTGCGCATCTTCGCCGACCGCTTCCGCGACCCGGTCTGCGCCCGCGCGGCCACCGACACCTACCGCACCTTCTGGCTGCGCGAAATCCCCGATGCCGCACGCAATCCCGAACGCCGCCGCGCCACCATCCCGATCCGCGCGCTGTTCGGCGTCGACGATGTCGCCGTCCACCACTCCCTGGCCGCCGCCGACACCGCCCGCGCCGACGACTACACCTTCGAACCCGTCACGGGCTGTGGACATTTCGTCGCCGATGAACGCCCCGACCTCGTCCGCGCCCGCCTCATCGAGCTGGCGGCGGATACGAAATAGCCGCCCGCACCGCGGCTTTCGCGCCTCGGTCCTGGATCAGCCGCGGGCTATCCGACGGTTGTTGGCTACCCGTCGCAACGCCGTGCGCAACCCGCGTCTGCGGTCGGTATCGACGGCCGGCGACGAGTCGATGCCGTTGAACTTACGTTCGGATGCGGTTTCGGGTGCGTCATCGGAGGTGGCGATCAGCAGACTGTCGGGCAGCGCCAGTTTGTGGATGGTGCGCAGCGTCAGCAGATATTGGTGCAGTAGTGGACCGGTGGTGTATGGCAGGTCGTACTTTTCGCAGAGTGCTCGCACGCGCTGAGCGATCTCGGCATAGCGGTTGCTCGGCAGGTCGGGGAACAGGTGGTGTTCGATCTGGTAGCAGAGGTTGCCGCTGAGGAAGGCCAGCACCGGGCCCGCGTCGAAATTCGCGGTGCCGAGCATCTGGCGCAGATACCACTCCGGTTTGGTCTCGTGTTCCAGGACGGTCGGCGCGAATTTCTCCGCGCCGTCGGGGAAATGTCCGCAGAAGATCACCAGATAGGCCCACAGGTTGCGCAGAACATTGGCGCTGGTGTCCGCGGCCAAGGTGCGCCGCCAGCGCCGACCGCTGAACGCGGGGAACAGTAGATAGTCCTTGCCGGCTTGCCGGGCGATCTTGGCATAGAACGCCTTGGTCTGGATCGCTTTCTGGGCCGGGGGCAGCGCGCGGAGGTGTTCGGAGTCCAGGCCGTGCATCGCGATGCCCCACTCGAAGGTGGCCGCCAGCAATAGGTTCAGCAACGGCTGCAGCAGATTCGCAGGGCGCCAACGGTCATCGCGGGTCACCCGTATGACGCCGAATCCGATGTCCTCATCCATGCCGAGCACATTCGTGAAGACGTGATGGCGATAGTTGTGCGAATAACGCCACTGCGACGACAGACCCGCCATATCCCATTCCCAAGTGCTGGAATGGATTTCGGGGTCGTTCATCCAATCCCATTGGCCGTGGCAGACGTTGTGGCCGATCTCCATGTTCTCGATGCTCTTCGCCATCGCCAACCCGGCGGTCCCGAGGAGCCAACCGGTTCGGTGACGACTGAGGCCGATCATCAGCCGCGATCCGGCGTCGAGTGTCCGCTGAAAGGCGATCGTGCGGCGGATATAGGCCGCATCCCGCGCATCACGCTGATCGATGATGTCGCGGCGAATCGCGTCGAGCTCATCGCCGAGTGCTTCGATATCGGCGGCGCTCAGATGCGCGTAGACAGCGACCTGTGTGATTGCCATGCGTTATGTCCTCAGCGTTTGAACACGTCTCTCAGTGCTTTCGAGATGCGTTCGACCATGCCGTGGGGACGCTTGCCGCCACGGTCGGTCCGACGCCGACTGTCATCGTCGGTTCTCGCGAGCAGCGTGCGCAGGCTGGTACGGACTACCCGAACCTGGTGCGCGATCTTGCCCTCGAAGGTCATCGGAATGTTCCTGTCTCCGGATTGCGCTATCGGTCGCGGACAGCCGAAACCGGCTGACCAGCCGCTGCGCAATCCGGTATACCCCGAGCTTATGCTCTATCTACACCGCCTGTCTACGGCGTAGGCTTACAGCGTTAACAATTGCGCTGTTTCTATCGAGAGGCGCTGAATCAGATGAACCGAATCAGGGCAGGACCCACTGGTTCTCCCGACAGTCCGGCAGGTCGCGCACACCGCACCAATGCCAGGAACACTCCATTGACCCGGGCCGCGATGCTGGCGGCCGCGCTCGAGATCATCGACCGCGACAGCATCGACCGGCTATCGATGCGACGCCTCGGCGCGGCCCTCGGCCGGGACCCTATGGTGCTCTACCGGCTTGCCGCAAATAAGGCGGCGCTCCTCGACGGTGTCGCCGAGATCGTGTTGGACCAGTTGACCGTCGACACCACCGACCACAATTGGCGCAACCAACTGCGCAGCATCGCGCGCGACTTCCGCCGTCTCGCGGTCGACCACCCGAATGTTGTTCCGCTGCTGGTCACCCACCCGCTGGCCACCCCGCTCGGGCTGCGACCGGTAGGCACGCTGCGTCCGCTGGAGGACATTCTCGCGCTGCTCACCCGCGCCGAATTCAGCAGCACCGATGCGCTGCACATCTACCGCGCGCTGTTCGGCTTCCTCTACGGCCACATCCTCAACGAGCGACAGGAACTCGTCGAACGCCCCGAAGAAACAACCGACCTGCTTCGCCTCGGCTTACATCGCCTGCCGATCGGCGAATTCCCGCTGCTGCGCGGCCTCGCCACCGACCTGGCCGCCTACGACGGCGTCGCCGAACTCGAACAGGGCCTGGACATCCTGCTCACCGGCCTCGCCGGCACCATGACCCGACCGCCACGCGGCCGAGAGAGGAGCATCGACCATGACGCACCAACTGACCCGAACCGACTCGGGTAAATACGGACCGACCCCCCGTCGGCCGCGACTGCGGCTCGAATCCTCAACGGACGACACCGCTTCGGTCGACGGAGTGTGGTGCCCGCGCGGCAATGACCTCGTGGCCGAACTTCCGGATCTGCTCATGGCAGTCGCGACTCGACTCGGCCCGATCCATCGAGTGATCTATCACCTCGACGAATGGGCCACAGCACCAAGGAAACTCGCCAGTGGCGGGCGACTGGTGCGGCTCGACGGCTACCGGCACAAGCCCCGGCACACGCTCGGCGTACTCGGGGTGAGCGGCGCTCAGCTCACGGTCGCGGTGGTCACCCCGGCTGACACCGAAACGAGTGCGGCACAGCAACGTTGGGACTCCGAAGGTGGGGCGGGGGCCTGAGTGGCAAAGATCATCGCCCTGGACCGGACAGCGTCGCCGCGAGTCCGGTCAGCAGGATGTCCAGACCTCGTTCGAGTTCGGTCGCGCCGTCGTAGGCGGCCAGCACCGGAGCCAGCTCGCGCAGCAACGGGAACTCCCCGATCGGCAACCGATGCAGCCCGAGGCGCAGCACCTCATCGGTCTCCTCGGGACGTTCCACGATCTCCTGCAACTCGTTGAGTACATGACCGTAGAGAAAGCCGAACAGCGCGCGGTAGATGTGCAGGGCTTCAGCGCCGGAAAACCCGGCGCGGGTGAGCAGCGCGAGGATGTCCTCGAGCGGACGGACCACCGCCGGGGGACGCAGCCCCAACGGAGTCGCCAACGGCCGGGTCACCAGCAGCGGCACCGCCTTGGGATGGGCCAGTGCCAACCGTCGGAAATCGCGTGCGACCACCCGCAATTGAGCGTCCCAGTCCGCGTCGGAGGCATCGACCGACAACTGAGCGAAGACGACCTCGGCGACACCATCGAGCACCGCGGCCTTATTCGCCACATGCCGGTAGACCACCATCGGATCCCGGCCCACCGCGTCGGCCAGGCGCCGCATCGAGAGTCCGTCGACCCCGTCCCGATCGACGATCTCGAGCGCCGCATGCAGCACCGTCGCCCTCGTAACCGGACCGTCCCCTCGGCCCGTGGTGGACGAGCCGGGCCGCCCGGATCGGGAGTTCGTGTGATCGGTCATTTCGGAAGCATTCTCCATTCCCAGCATCTCCGCTGTAGGTCATGATCGTAGACCTACAACGTTGACATAGGGGCATAATCGGCGTCTACTGGAAGAACCAACAGATTCGAGGATCTGATGGCCGCAGTCATTGTCGTCGTCATCGGACTGGTGCTCATGCTCGCGGGCACCAGCGGCCAACCCCATCCGCGGGGGCGCCACTTCTACTGATCGTCCAGACGGCACGCGGCACCGTCACACATCCCCGCGACGGCCATCGATCGGCGGGCACCACAGCCGAAACAGGAGCGTCATCATGGCACCGAAAAAGATCCGCTCACCGTCCGCTCGACATAGCGTTCCACCGGAATACACACCTCGACTGAGATTGAAGCCGAAGGCCGAACGCGATGGATACATCGACGGCGCCTGGTGGCCCCGATCCAGCGAACTCACCGCCGAACTGCCAGATCTCCTGGCAGTCCTATCGGTAGGGCTCGGCCCGATCTGGCGCGTCGTCTACGACCCCGCGTGCTGGTCACGCGTACCCCAGCAAATGACCGTCGACGACCACACGGTCCGACTCGACCCCTACCGGTTCGAGCGGTGGAACACGATGTTCGTCTTCGGCCGCGACAGCGGCTTGATCGTGCTCCGCGTGATCCCATCGGCCACCGCCGAGGACATTGCCCATGCGGCCCTGATGGCCACCGTCAAACCTGAACCGGCGACCCTGGCCGCCAGCGGAATCGAGACCAGATCATGACCCACTTCAAGGCACGCCGCCCGATCACCAACCACCGCGATATGACCGGGAGCATCGGCCCGCCCGTGCGCAACCGGCAACCGTTCCGGACACCTACCCGCACACCACGCCTGCTACTGCGCGGAACCGGCTCCGGCTCGGGGCCGGTCGACGGCGCGTGGTGGCCGTGGACGGCCAACCTCACCGCCGAACTGCACGATCTGATCAGCGTCCTCACCCCACGCCTCGGCTCGACCGTGCGAATCGGCTTCGACTGGAACGCGGTCAGCCTCACCCAACGCCGTATCGACCACGACGACGGCATCCAACTACACGGACCGGGCAGTGCCCAACCAAACGACATCATGCACCTGGTAGGCACCGGCGGAACTCGTCTGACCCTGCTGGTCATCCCCGCCGATACCCCGCCCGATGAAGCAAACAATCGGATGCGGTGGGCGTCGCGAACCGAAACACCGCACCTACTCGGCACCCGGTCCGGGACGCACTAGCCCTGGAAGCCAATAACCTTGGGGCACTGTCAATTACAGTCCAGCGTGGGAGAACAGTCCGGGCGAGCCGATGGCCTGTTGCTGAACCGGCTGGGCCGGTTCGGCGCGACGTCCGGAATCTCGTACGATCCGCTCGAACAGCGCCAGATAGGCATCGATCATGCGGTCAGCGGTGAAACGTTCGAAGACATCGTCCCGGCATGCGGAACGGTCGAGTCCCCCGATTTTCGATACCGCCGCGACCGCACCCGCGACATCGGCGACGAGGAATCCGGTGCGACCGTGGCGGAGGATCTCCGGCATCGAACCCAATGGTGTTGCGATGACCGGTGTCCCGGTGGCCATGGCTTCGACGACCGACAGACCGAAGGGCTCGGCGAAACCGATCAAATGCAGCAGTGCGCGGGCGCCACCGAGCAGCGCGTCCCGCTCTACCGGACCGACCGGACCGAGATAGGTCACATCAGTACCGGTGACGTGCGGTTCGACCGCCGAACGGAAGTATTCCTCGTCTTGAATCACACCCGCGATGATCAATGGCAGTCCGGCCTGGCGCGCCACTTCGATCGCCAGGTGCGTCCCTTTGTCCGGATGAATTCTGCCCAGGAAGAGCAGATATTCGCCGTGCTCCGGCCGGAATGTGAACTGGGCGAGATCGATACCGTGATGAATCGTCGCGGCATAGCGCAGATCCGGGTCGCGATTGGCATCGGTGATCGCCACATAGTGGGCGATATCACCGAACTCCCGATAAACCGGAACGATTTTCGGCGAGGAGAAGCCGTGAATCGTCGTCACCATCGGCGTCGATACCAGCCGGCTGTAGGTCAGCGGCATGAAGTCGAAATGGTTGGCGAGTATGTCGAATTCCCCGGCTCGCGCGAACGCCGTCGAATTATGCAGTGCTTCAAATACTTTCGCATCCGCACCGGCGGTCTCCGCATACCCCGACGGTACGGCGGAGACCAGCCGCGCCGAGGTCTCGGAATCCGCCGTAGCGAACAGTGTGACATCGTGCCCGCGTGCGAAGAACCCCTCGGCCAACGTCGAAGCGATTTGCTCCCATGGGCCATAGTTTTTCGGAGGTGAACGGTGGGCGACCGACGCGATAACGCCGATTCTCATATAATCCTCGATTACTGGCGGCAATGCCACCGAAAGCCGCCCCAGATGTGGGCGAACATGATGAAGCGATCATATCACACCAATTTTCGCCGATCCGAGTGTTACGATCTAGACCTAGTTGCCGATCCCTCCGTGTCTTTTTTCCGGAGCGGATTCTCAAGCGCTTCAGCGCAACACGATCAGCCAATTGAGTGGCTGCAGACAGCGGCACCGTCGGCGCTGCCTCGAAGCAGAAAGGCTGGCGTAGTGTCAGTTCGGTCCTACGGCGTTCTGAGCACCTATTCACCGACCCAGTGCGGGCTGGCGACCTTCACCGGCGCACTGGTCGACGCATTGACCGCGCCCGGCGAAATCGGTTTCGTGCCAGTCGATTTCGGGCGCCGCCCGACGGTCGGCGTCGTCGCCGTGGTCGACAGCTCGGATCCGACACCGCCGCCCGAGGTGGCACATCAGTGGGAGCGCAGCGACCACCGCGGCGCCGCCACCGCGGCCACCGCACTCAACCGCTTCGACATTGCGATCATCCAGCACGAATACGGCATCTACAGCGGGCGAGACGGCGTCGATATCCTCGAAACCGTTCGCGCCCTTCGGGTTCCGACCATCATCGTACTGCATACAGTACTGGTCACCCCGACACCGCAGCAACGGATGATCCTCGAGCAGCTCGTCCGCCATTGCGCGGCC is part of the Nocardia sp. NBC_00565 genome and encodes:
- a CDS encoding uracil-DNA glycosylase; this translates as MPPVCETIAELDAAVADCFACPRLVAWRERAAREKRAAYRDETYWGRAVPGYGPDDARLLIVGLAPAAHGGNRTGRMFTGDRSGDFLYAAMYNVGLTNQPTAVHRDDGLRLIGARVTAPVHCAPPDNKPTPDERDRCRHWLETELGLLTPTLRAVVVLGAFGWQALLPVLASAGWVIPRPRPKFGHGAHVVVDPAADDREPLHLFGCYHVSQQNTFTGRLTPAMLEAVLADAATAAGLPVGGS
- a CDS encoding KasA/KasB family beta-ketoacyl-ACP synthase, which gives rise to MRNLFAANGRFPNVVVTSLAASTSIAGDVDATWKGLLNGESGIDVLEDPFIEEYDLPVRIGGHLKVRPDTLLSRVECRRMAYVEQLAIVLSREVWRNAGSPEVDPERLGVAIGTGLGGADAITDANNKLKSGGYRKISPLAVQMIMPNGPSAVVGLELQAKAGVVTPVSACSSGSEAIVNAWRMIAMGDADMVVTGGVEGYIDVLPIAAFTMMRAMSTRNDDPKGASRPFDKDRDGFVFGEAGALMVIETEEHAKARGATIHARLLGAGITSDGYHLVAPAPDGDGAARAMTRAMQTAGLTPQDITHINAHATATPIGDTAEANAINKAVGNHASVYAPKSALGHSIGAVGALESILTVLSIRDGIVPPTLNLENQDPEIDLDVVHGEARHQEIEYAINNSFGFGGHNVALAFGRY
- a CDS encoding alpha/beta fold hydrolase; protein product: MPDTGGTTISEPPTIPGVRRSFVTARGVRFHVTESGPVDGRPVVVLHGWPQHHYAYRDLLADPPEGLRIIAPDLPGYGWSGPAPHKWAKEDVASDVLALLDVLGLEKVLLVGHDWGGYVGYRMLLREPDRFDGYLVLNMAHPWVRPTTVLRQLWRFLAYQPLIATAGVPLQEHTRFLRWLIGSAITDRNAVGPDVVRIFADRFRDPVCARAATDTYRTFWLREIPDAARNPERRRATIPIRALFGVDDVAVHHSLAAADTARADDYTFEPVTGCGHFVADERPDLVRARLIELAADTK
- a CDS encoding fatty acid desaturase family protein, translated to MAITQVAVYAHLSAADIEALGDELDAIRRDIIDQRDARDAAYIRRTIAFQRTLDAGSRLMIGLSRHRTGWLLGTAGLAMAKSIENMEIGHNVCHGQWDWMNDPEIHSSTWEWDMAGLSSQWRYSHNYRHHVFTNVLGMDEDIGFGVIRVTRDDRWRPANLLQPLLNLLLAATFEWGIAMHGLDSEHLRALPPAQKAIQTKAFYAKIARQAGKDYLLFPAFSGRRWRRTLAADTSANVLRNLWAYLVIFCGHFPDGAEKFAPTVLEHETKPEWYLRQMLGTANFDAGPVLAFLSGNLCYQIEHHLFPDLPSNRYAEIAQRVRALCEKYDLPYTTGPLLHQYLLTLRTIHKLALPDSLLIATSDDAPETASERKFNGIDSSPAVDTDRRRGLRTALRRVANNRRIARG
- a CDS encoding TetR/AcrR family transcriptional regulator C-terminal domain-containing protein translates to MNRIRAGPTGSPDSPAGRAHRTNARNTPLTRAAMLAAALEIIDRDSIDRLSMRRLGAALGRDPMVLYRLAANKAALLDGVAEIVLDQLTVDTTDHNWRNQLRSIARDFRRLAVDHPNVVPLLVTHPLATPLGLRPVGTLRPLEDILALLTRAEFSSTDALHIYRALFGFLYGHILNERQELVERPEETTDLLRLGLHRLPIGEFPLLRGLATDLAAYDGVAELEQGLDILLTGLAGTMTRPPRGRERSIDHDAPTDPNRLG
- a CDS encoding DUF5994 family protein codes for the protein MTHQLTRTDSGKYGPTPRRPRLRLESSTDDTASVDGVWCPRGNDLVAELPDLLMAVATRLGPIHRVIYHLDEWATAPRKLASGGRLVRLDGYRHKPRHTLGVLGVSGAQLTVAVVTPADTETSAAQQRWDSEGGAGA
- a CDS encoding TetR/AcrR family transcriptional regulator C-terminal domain-containing protein is translated as MTDHTNSRSGRPGSSTTGRGDGPVTRATVLHAALEIVDRDGVDGLSMRRLADAVGRDPMVVYRHVANKAAVLDGVAEVVFAQLSVDASDADWDAQLRVVARDFRRLALAHPKAVPLLVTRPLATPLGLRPPAVVRPLEDILALLTRAGFSGAEALHIYRALFGFLYGHVLNELQEIVERPEETDEVLRLGLHRLPIGEFPLLRELAPVLAAYDGATELERGLDILLTGLAATLSGPGR
- a CDS encoding DUF5994 family protein, whose protein sequence is MAPKKIRSPSARHSVPPEYTPRLRLKPKAERDGYIDGAWWPRSSELTAELPDLLAVLSVGLGPIWRVVYDPACWSRVPQQMTVDDHTVRLDPYRFERWNTMFVFGRDSGLIVLRVIPSATAEDIAHAALMATVKPEPATLAASGIETRS
- a CDS encoding DUF5994 family protein, yielding MTHFKARRPITNHRDMTGSIGPPVRNRQPFRTPTRTPRLLLRGTGSGSGPVDGAWWPWTANLTAELHDLISVLTPRLGSTVRIGFDWNAVSLTQRRIDHDDGIQLHGPGSAQPNDIMHLVGTGGTRLTLLVIPADTPPDEANNRMRWASRTETPHLLGTRSGTH
- a CDS encoding glycosyltransferase family 4 protein, giving the protein MRIGVIASVAHRSPPKNYGPWEQIASTLAEGFFARGHDVTLFATADSETSARLVSAVPSGYAETAGADAKVFEALHNSTAFARAGEFDILANHFDFMPLTYSRLVSTPMVTTIHGFSSPKIVPVYREFGDIAHYVAITDANRDPDLRYAATIHHGIDLAQFTFRPEHGEYLLFLGRIHPDKGTHLAIEVARQAGLPLIIAGVIQDEEYFRSAVEPHVTGTDVTYLGPVGPVERDALLGGARALLHLIGFAEPFGLSVVEAMATGTPVIATPLGSMPEILRHGRTGFLVADVAGAVAAVSKIGGLDRSACRDDVFERFTADRMIDAYLALFERIVRDSGRRAEPAQPVQQQAIGSPGLFSHAGL